The Burkholderia pyrrocinia genome includes a region encoding these proteins:
- a CDS encoding NAD(P)/FAD-dependent oxidoreductase, with translation MHRIIIVGGGAGGLELATRLGDRYGARGNRPARALVTLVDRNPTHIWKPLLHEVAAGSMDPFTQELEYAAQARWHGFEFQQGELTGLDRAAKRVTLSPLNDSDGAELLPERELEYDTLVIAIGSTTHFFGVQGAPENAIALDTVGEAERFRKRLIAACMRAEHQAPAPTAPGESAEPRIQVVIVGGGATGVELSAELRNTAQVLSVYGLHKLDPRHDVGIVLIESGPRILPALQERVSSATAELLEKLGVRLMLSERVTEVAPGLVHTASGKTVRADLTVWAAGIKAPSVLSHLDGLQVNKLGQLDVRRTLQTFTDDNVFALGDCAACVWPGNERNVPPRAQAAHQQASFLLKAIGCRFEGRPLPEFTYRDFGSLVSLGHFSAVGNLMGGLIGGNMLIEGLFARFMYMSLYRLHIAALHGYPRMILDTFAHWLRRTTLPRVKLH, from the coding sequence ATGCATCGGATCATCATCGTAGGCGGAGGCGCGGGCGGCCTGGAACTGGCGACGCGGCTCGGCGACCGTTACGGCGCGCGCGGCAATCGTCCCGCGCGTGCGCTTGTCACGCTCGTCGACCGCAATCCGACCCACATCTGGAAACCGCTGCTGCACGAGGTCGCGGCCGGCAGCATGGACCCGTTCACGCAGGAACTCGAATATGCGGCGCAGGCGCGCTGGCACGGCTTCGAGTTCCAGCAGGGCGAGCTGACCGGGCTCGACCGCGCGGCGAAGCGTGTCACGCTGTCGCCCCTCAACGATAGCGACGGCGCGGAACTGCTGCCGGAGCGCGAGCTGGAATATGACACGCTCGTGATCGCCATCGGCAGCACGACCCACTTCTTCGGCGTGCAGGGCGCGCCGGAAAACGCGATCGCGCTCGATACGGTTGGGGAGGCCGAGCGCTTCCGCAAGCGGCTGATCGCCGCGTGCATGCGCGCCGAGCACCAGGCGCCGGCGCCGACCGCACCGGGTGAGTCGGCCGAGCCGCGCATCCAGGTCGTGATCGTCGGCGGCGGCGCGACGGGCGTCGAGTTGTCCGCGGAACTGCGCAACACGGCGCAGGTGCTGTCCGTGTACGGCCTGCACAAGCTCGACCCGCGCCATGACGTCGGCATCGTGCTGATCGAATCGGGGCCGCGGATTCTGCCGGCGTTGCAGGAGCGCGTGTCGTCGGCGACGGCCGAGCTGCTCGAAAAGCTCGGCGTACGGCTGATGCTCAGCGAGCGCGTGACCGAGGTCGCGCCGGGGCTCGTACATACCGCGAGCGGCAAGACAGTACGCGCGGACCTGACGGTCTGGGCGGCCGGCATCAAGGCGCCGTCCGTGCTCTCGCATCTCGACGGCCTCCAGGTCAACAAGCTCGGCCAGCTCGACGTGCGCCGCACGCTGCAGACCTTCACCGACGACAACGTGTTCGCGCTCGGCGATTGCGCGGCATGCGTGTGGCCCGGCAACGAACGCAACGTGCCGCCGCGTGCGCAGGCCGCGCACCAGCAGGCAAGCTTCCTGCTGAAGGCGATCGGCTGCCGGTTCGAAGGGCGGCCGCTGCCCGAGTTCACGTATCGCGATTTCGGTTCGCTCGTGTCGCTTGGCCACTTCAGCGCGGTCGGCAACCTGATGGGCGGGCTGATCGGTGGCAACATGCTGATCGAAGGGCTGTTCGCGCGCTTCATGTACATGTCGCTGTACCGGCTGCATATCGCGGCGCTGCACGGCTATCCGCGGATGATCCTCGACACCTTCGCGCACTGGCTGCGCCGTACGACGCTGCCGCGGGTCAAGCTGCACTGA
- the polA gene encoding DNA polymerase I, with translation MPEERNLEGKTLLLVDGSSYLYRAYHAMPDLRGPGGEPTGALYGIINMLRRMRKEVSAEYSACVFDAKGKTFRDDLYADYKANRPSMPPDLALQVEPIHGAVRALGWPLLMVEGVEADDVIGTLAREAERHGMNVVVSTGDKDLAQLVTDHVTLVNTMTNETLDRNGVIAKFGVPPERIIDYLALIGDTVDNVPGVEKCGPKTAVKWLSQYDSLDGVIEHAGEIKGVVGDNLRRALDFLPLGRTLVTVETACDLAPHLESIEASLKSDGEARDLMRDIFARYGFKTWLREVDSAPAEGGGADAPEGEPAPVVAADITREYDTIQTWEQFDAWFAKIDAAALTAFDTETTALDPMLARLVGLSFSVEPGKAAYLPVAHRGPDMPEQLPLDEVLARLKPWLESADRKKVGQHLKYDAQVLANYDIALNGIEHDTLLESYVVESHRTHDMDSLALRHLGVKTIKYEDVAGKGAKQIGFDDVALAQAAEYAAEDADVTLQLHHALYPQVAREPGLERVYREIEMPVSLVLRKMERTGVLIDDARLQAQSTEIATRLIELEAQAYELAGGEFNLGSPKQIGQIFFEKLQLPVVKKTPSGAPSTDEEVLQKLAEDYPLPKLLLEHRGLSKLKSTYTDKLPRMVNPATGRVHTNYAQAVAVTGRLASNDPNLQNIPVRTAEGRRIREAFIASPGHRIVSADYSQIELRIMAHISGDASLLRAFSQGEDIHRATAAEVFGVTPLEVNSDQRRIAKVINFGLIYGMSAFGLASNIGITRDAAKLYIDRYFARYPGVAQYMENTRATAKEKGYVETVFGRRLWLPEINGGNGPRRQAAERAAINAPMQGTAADLIKLSMIAVDDWLTRDKLASRMIMQVHDELVLEVPDDELSIVREKLPEMMCGVAKLKVPLVAEVGAGANWEEAH, from the coding sequence ATGCCTGAAGAACGAAATCTGGAAGGTAAGACCCTGCTATTGGTTGACGGTTCGAGCTATCTGTATCGGGCTTACCATGCGATGCCTGATTTGCGTGGCCCTGGCGGGGAGCCGACCGGAGCGCTCTACGGAATCATCAACATGCTGCGCCGTATGCGCAAGGAAGTCAGTGCAGAGTATAGCGCTTGCGTGTTCGATGCAAAGGGCAAGACGTTCCGTGACGACCTTTATGCCGACTATAAGGCAAACCGTCCGTCGATGCCGCCCGACCTCGCATTGCAGGTCGAGCCGATCCACGGCGCCGTGCGCGCGCTCGGCTGGCCGCTGCTGATGGTCGAAGGCGTCGAGGCCGACGACGTGATCGGCACGCTCGCGCGCGAAGCCGAACGGCACGGGATGAACGTGGTCGTGTCGACGGGTGACAAGGATCTCGCGCAGCTCGTGACCGATCACGTCACGCTCGTCAACACGATGACCAACGAGACGCTCGACCGCAACGGCGTGATCGCGAAGTTCGGCGTGCCGCCCGAGCGGATCATCGACTACCTGGCGCTGATCGGCGACACCGTCGACAATGTGCCGGGCGTCGAGAAGTGCGGGCCGAAGACGGCCGTGAAATGGCTGTCGCAATACGACAGCCTCGACGGCGTCATCGAGCACGCGGGCGAGATCAAGGGCGTGGTCGGCGACAACCTGCGCCGCGCGCTCGACTTCCTGCCGCTCGGCCGCACGCTCGTGACCGTCGAGACGGCCTGCGATCTCGCGCCGCATCTCGAATCGATCGAAGCGTCGCTGAAGAGCGACGGCGAAGCGCGCGACCTGATGCGCGACATCTTCGCGCGCTACGGCTTCAAGACCTGGCTGCGCGAAGTCGACAGCGCACCGGCGGAAGGTGGCGGCGCCGATGCGCCGGAAGGCGAGCCGGCACCGGTGGTGGCGGCCGACATCACGCGCGAATACGACACGATCCAGACCTGGGAGCAGTTCGACGCGTGGTTCGCGAAGATCGACGCGGCCGCGCTGACCGCGTTCGACACCGAGACGACCGCGCTCGACCCGATGCTCGCGCGGCTCGTCGGCCTGTCGTTCTCGGTCGAGCCGGGCAAGGCCGCCTATCTGCCGGTCGCGCACCGCGGCCCCGACATGCCCGAGCAGCTTCCGCTCGACGAAGTGCTCGCACGCCTGAAGCCGTGGCTCGAATCGGCCGATCGCAAGAAGGTCGGCCAGCACCTGAAGTACGACGCGCAGGTGCTCGCGAACTACGACATCGCGCTGAACGGCATCGAGCACGACACGCTGCTCGAATCGTACGTGGTCGAATCGCACCGCACGCACGACATGGACAGCCTCGCGCTGCGTCATCTGGGCGTCAAGACGATCAAGTATGAAGACGTGGCCGGCAAGGGCGCGAAGCAGATCGGCTTCGACGACGTCGCGCTCGCGCAGGCCGCCGAATACGCGGCCGAAGATGCGGATGTCACGCTGCAGCTTCATCACGCGCTGTATCCGCAGGTCGCGCGTGAGCCGGGCCTCGAGCGTGTGTATCGCGAGATCGAGATGCCCGTCTCGCTCGTGCTGCGCAAGATGGAGCGCACGGGCGTGCTGATCGACGACGCGCGCCTGCAGGCGCAGAGCACCGAAATCGCGACGCGTCTGATCGAACTCGAAGCGCAGGCGTACGAACTGGCGGGCGGCGAATTCAACCTCGGCTCGCCGAAGCAGATCGGGCAGATCTTCTTCGAGAAGCTGCAGTTGCCGGTCGTGAAGAAGACGCCGAGCGGTGCGCCGTCGACCGACGAAGAGGTGCTGCAGAAGCTGGCCGAGGATTACCCGCTGCCGAAGCTGCTGCTCGAGCATCGCGGGCTGTCGAAGCTGAAGTCGACCTATACCGACAAGCTGCCGCGCATGGTGAACCCTGCAACGGGCCGCGTGCATACGAACTATGCGCAGGCCGTCGCGGTGACGGGCCGCCTCGCATCGAACGATCCGAATCTTCAGAACATTCCGGTGCGCACGGCCGAAGGCCGGCGGATCCGCGAGGCGTTCATCGCGTCGCCGGGCCACCGGATCGTGTCGGCCGACTATTCGCAGATCGAACTGCGGATCATGGCGCACATCTCGGGCGACGCGTCGCTGCTGCGCGCGTTCTCGCAGGGCGAAGACATCCACCGCGCGACGGCCGCCGAGGTGTTCGGCGTGACGCCGCTGGAGGTCAATTCCGACCAGCGCCGGATCGCGAAGGTGATCAACTTCGGGCTCATCTACGGGATGAGCGCGTTCGGGCTTGCGTCGAACATCGGCATCACGCGCGACGCGGCGAAGCTTTACATCGACCGCTATTTCGCGCGCTACCCGGGCGTCGCGCAGTACATGGAAAACACGCGCGCGACCGCGAAGGAGAAGGGTTACGTCGAAACCGTTTTCGGCCGCCGCCTGTGGCTGCCGGAGATCAACGGCGGCAACGGCCCGCGCCGCCAGGCGGCCGAGCGCGCGGCAATCAATGCGCCGATGCAGGGCACGGCGGCCGACCTGATCAAGCTGTCGATGATCGCGGTGGACGACTGGCTCACGCGCGACAAGCTTGCATCGCGGATGATCATGCAGGTGCACGATGAACTGGTGCTCGAGGTGCCCGACGACGAACTGTCGATCGTGCGCGAGAAGCTGCCGGAAATGATGTGCGGCGTCGCGAAGCTGAAGGTGCCGCTCGTCGCCGAAGTGGGCGCCGGCGCGAACTGGGAGGAGGCACACTGA
- a CDS encoding TIGR00730 family Rossman fold protein, translating to MNKRKVIPSLRSLADQERATAKKARASWQMFTIMAEFIEATEYLSEIRPAVSIYGSARLKPDTPHYKLAVQIARKLSDAGFAVISGGGPGIMEAANKGAHAGKAPSVGLNIELPHEQAGNHYQDISLRFRHFFTRKVTFVKNSDAVIVMPGGFGTLDELSEVLTLIQTKKSRLVPIILVGSTFWQGLLQWFRDQLIPMGLINPEDMNLMQVIDDPDQVLDAVLAFYEDSGEEEGSEEEGHPPRPEEDRMFYL from the coding sequence ATGAACAAGAGAAAAGTGATTCCGAGTCTGCGTTCGCTCGCAGATCAAGAACGCGCGACGGCCAAGAAGGCCCGCGCATCGTGGCAGATGTTCACGATTATGGCAGAGTTTATCGAGGCGACCGAGTACCTGTCGGAGATCCGCCCGGCTGTCAGCATCTACGGTTCTGCCCGCCTCAAACCCGACACGCCGCACTACAAGCTGGCCGTGCAGATCGCGCGCAAGCTGTCCGACGCCGGCTTCGCCGTGATCTCCGGCGGCGGCCCCGGCATCATGGAAGCCGCGAACAAGGGCGCGCACGCCGGCAAGGCACCGTCGGTCGGCCTGAACATCGAGCTGCCGCACGAGCAGGCCGGCAACCACTACCAGGACATCTCGCTGCGCTTCCGCCACTTCTTCACGCGCAAGGTCACGTTCGTGAAGAATTCGGATGCGGTGATCGTGATGCCGGGCGGCTTCGGCACGCTCGACGAGCTGTCCGAAGTACTCACGCTGATCCAGACGAAAAAATCGCGCCTCGTGCCGATCATTCTCGTCGGCAGCACGTTCTGGCAGGGGCTGCTGCAATGGTTCCGCGACCAACTGATTCCGATGGGCCTGATCAATCCGGAAGACATGAATCTGATGCAGGTGATCGACGATCCCGACCAGGTGCTCGACGCGGTGCTCGCGTTCTACGAGGACAGCGGCGAGGAAGAAGGTTCGGAGGAAGAGGGGCATCCGCCGCGGCCCGAAGAAGACCGGATGTTCTATCTGTAA